The Littorina saxatilis isolate snail1 linkage group LG1, US_GU_Lsax_2.0, whole genome shotgun sequence nucleotide sequence aacaataggacattcacaacatcatgtcttccagtttttatgtcacgcctttgtctgactttcctatcgaacagagggaaaaaagaagatcCCTAAAAGACCTcctttcaagtttgttgttaaaCGTAACAATCAATATATGTGTCTTTGTACAGACAAACTTCGGTTTCTcgacatcaacaattttcttgcgccaggttttagttattccaagtacctctaggcgttcggtgtcgaataggaaaagggttttttctgctatgaatacgtcactagtctaagtacactagacgaaagagaactcccaccccatgcagctttttttagtaagctcaaaaactcaaatatttctgatacagagtacgctttttgtcagcgtgtgtggactgaaaacaaaatgacgactttgaaggctttttttggtgtggtacaacaacctagacacagtaccgtttctggttgctttgcagcatcagattagtatgtacgctagtctgcgagttgatttgctgaaagacggtaTTATTTCTGTCCCCCGGTGTGACACTGAAGTGTCTGTTTGACACGTTGTCTTCAGATACCTACTTTtcacttttaacaaaaaacaaaaagacgttcaagcacttttgcgaaagaacattgtcgagggtccgtctattgtctttcacagataccacgaaaaagacaaaacacacattcgtggtaatcaggacaaaccggtacaggctgttcagggatttgatgcgctgtatttagctgcactcatgcaagacatgcccacagagcaccctgtcattcgtagaaaagaaaacgcttttaaagcggaaaaaaacagatccctacgGTCAGCTAGCTCGGGAATGGTTGGAGTGGGTTATGGATTCAATCGGGTTGATATAGTGTGATATTTATGTACCTGATCATCTAAAAGAACATTTCAGTGAAATGCagcctattttcaaaaatgagtcTGTCAGCTGAGAACAGATCGGGGATTTTATGAAAGACTACGCTGAAAAAACACAAGCTTTTATCCCAACCACGCCGTACACTTGTAGGGAGTTACCACGGTGAACAAATTCTGCTAGCTACACCCCTCTTGTTTTGTTACGTGCAACACGGGTTGATTGTTAAAACATCACGCTGATCGTAGAGTATCAACCCAAAACctgtttccgtcagtttggtgaCAGCGTTTCAAACGCAAGACGAGCAGGAGACCAAGACTCATCAAAAACTATCTTAGCTGAAACTTTCAAACTGCTCGGTAACTCAGTCTACGGGAAAACCTTAACTAACGTGGCCAACCATCGTGATATTCATTACGTTTTGTCTGATAAGGCctcaaaactgatcaacaatggtcgttttcaaaaactaacagaagtaacagattctgtcactgaagtagagatggttaaaaaaaatcaactggtcactcccctctcagattggttactttgtttaccagtacgctaaactacgcatgttggagtttcattttgattttctagatAAGTTTGTGTCCAGAGCCGACTACCAGCTTTTGGAAATGGATACAGATTCTCTATACATGGCGCTTAGCGCTTCAACGTTAGAAGAGGTGGTTCGTCCTGAACTGCGAGAGCAGTTTTACCAAGTGTATAACCAATGGTTCCCCGCACAAGCCTGTGACCAACCAACATGTTCTAGCATGTGAGGTCTTGTGTCTCTGTGGACAACCAATACTCAGACATGATCAGTCTCTAACCTAACATTATGTATGACTGACTGTAGAACAACTCGTGTTCGGTGTAAAATGTACTTGCGATGTTTATAACACCTACATAAAACCAACAGGTAGCTATCTGAGTCTAGTTGTTAaagctttttatatttttgtaaaTCAGCTCTCATCTCTCCCGCCTCACCAGTCGAGCTAACTcctccacccaccccacaccattTGTCTAGCACTAATCTAAGCATTAAACCCTAATCACCCCTCGGGGTAGGGAAACCACGTCCCATTAAACTTCTCTAACTGCTGGCCACCTCTGGTGGTTTTATCGGCGAGGGGGGGCCGCAAAGAGTAGGGGTACCATTTTTATCGCCTTATCCTGACACCTCTGATAGTTATTAGCGTCATAAAAGAGAGTGCTCCGCGAAGCGCGGATAGTAATCCTGTCATTACCCCAGCTGaagtggtcattagtaccgagcaacaggtacaggcacatgaaatcacatgacaaaatataaaacgcaataaaccgtttatgcgcaatatctccttatcactacttaaacacaggcaccttaacctataactTTATGCTGGTCCCTACCCTTGCGCATTGCGCATTGCGCCGAGGCATGAGGCATACCTCTCCCTACTActcgtgttagttctaaagattcatcgaaggtaattagcgagcgcaatttttgtttctataatgacgtttgtctcggtgactttggcatcataagcagtggaaaaacaggtccctgccagacttgcttgacatgacctcatttacatgatatacacacgtgtgatttgaacgattattatctcacgggtgtctctctcacctatgtaggataaaaagattttgttctctcctctgttgaagctgtgagacataaatgctattccgacttggtcgtgtgacagagttttcttccacactcgattagctgatgtctaactcagcctgacggcttcgttagacaatcaacgtaatctcgtgtggaagaaaacgtctgtcacacgaccaagtcggaatagcaggtgcTGAAGCAGTCGTTTTATGATTGTGTTGATGAGCAAGGAAAAAAATGATCATAAAAACGTACCTGTCTTGTGCACACACCACAGATAAGATAAGGCTAAACTTCACTAACATGCACTgtcacgtttgtttgttttttgaacGCGGACACACAAGTAAAGCAGTTTGCTTTTCATGTTgacaagcaagagagagagaagaagaaaaggctCATAAAACGTACGTCGCTTTGTATACAAGACGGCGAATCAGTGTCAGGCTAAACTGACTCGACACACACTGTTCACATGTTGTGTGTAGTTATTATGTCTGAGGACTGTCGCACACTGTACTACAGTGAACCCCCCATTTAAAacatccaaaaatctgagaaaatcgggtcttaaaaaggattagtcttaaaatgggggtaattttacagaggttctgaacagaaagtctgagacaaggtcttacaagggaaggagtcttaaattgggaggcTTAAACCCATACCCACCCATCGCACCCCCTGGGGGTGCATCGATTTAAATTGTAgtgaaaaaatcacaaaaggaCAAAAGTACTGTGTGCGGCATCAAGGCGATAGAAGGAACAGCAAGACAAGAACTGGATCCACACTGACTCAATGTAAAACGTTCTCGACACTCCGTAGTAAATGTTAATTGTAAagtaataaataaattatatattaaaaaataaatgattATATGATTTTACCACATTTCTACGAGAGCCAGGAATGAAACTTGAAAGAAATCCACGGTGTATTTGGattgcatgtagcctacttgtATTGCTGTGCTCATTTTTTCAGTGGCATCCCCATATTATAATTGCTGAAAAGAGGAACGGCACAACAGTCTACACTGGTATGTCTATGGAGCTGTTGGACATTCTGCCAAATAtgcttaaaagggggattcctCAGCCATTGGGTGACTGTTATAATAAATCATATTCTCTCCTGTTAAGGAAAAAGTAGGATGGGCTTTCTGCGCACTCTCTTCTGTATAAACTGATCATGAAATCAGTATTGTTTTTTGCAAACAAAACAACTCGCCGATCTTGTCAAGGCATCTCTCCACGTAGGTACTATCACTAGTTTGTATTTCTGAACTCTAACACACACTTGTGACCATTAGCTTCTCGTGTTACTGTGCCTATACCAGGCTTAGTAATTACTTATCATAAAAGCTTACTTTGTTTACTGTACAACCTTGCAAAGCTCCCCACTGTAGCTTAAGTACAAATTTTGTCTCCCCAAGCGCTTTCGCGCGTTTATATCATGCgagcactgacacacacacacacacacacacacacacacattctctgacacacacacgcagacaaacacagacacgcacatacacacaaacacagacacgcagagacacgcgcacacacacacacacatacacacacactgacacacacacaaacactcacgcacatacacgcacacacaaccacacacacacgcacacacacagtgatacacacacacacacactgacgcacgcacacacacacacacgctggaACAGCCTTTGAATTAATGTTAGTTGTCCGTGTTAAGAAGCAAATAGTAAAAGCAAGAGTGTCTGTGTATTCgattcagttaaaaaaaaacaaataatcaaAGTAAAATTACCTGGTTTGCAATTAACACAGCAAAACTTTCCACCGCTTGAATAAAATCCAAATTTCTCAAGCACCAAGTCTCATGTTTTTGTCTGGGCACAGGCGAACACACACTTGTGGAGTATTGTGCAGTATTGTGTTGACTGTTAATTTCTCCAGTCGATGACCAAGTTAAAGCTGATATCAAAATACTGACTACGTTTTACAAACAACACCGGGAAGCTCTCTGCTGCTCAAATACAAAACTTAACTCCACAAGCACTGTCTCGCGATTAATCTgagcacagactgacacacacactgaagtaGTATTTGCGTGGTGACTGTTGACTTCTTGTGTCTGGCGTTTATATCtaagcactgacacacacacacacacactggatcAACCTTCAGTTGACTGTCGTGACTGTATTTATAACAAGTGGCTAAGCCGAGGGTGCCGACTTCAGTCTCTCCTCTGTCTCTTCGTTCTACCTGTGCAGTCAACTAACAATAGGCTTTTACAGGTGTGACTCAAAAGGCGATCGCTCAGGTATGACGGCAAACGGGACACACTCCGCGGCACACAAAAGCCAACAGTGAGACAGGTATGTCCCGCTGTTACTAAAAATAGATCGATACTTCTCCCTGGACACGATTGGGTGACGTCATACTACCCTGACTAGCTGCAAGAGATCGACTCACCCCATAAACAGCACCAAGGTTTCTCAATAAGCAGTTAGTCAGTGTATGATATAGTAGTCTTATCAACATTGACTGCGCAGCTTCCACTTGAGTATACTTTGCGTCCTGTTTTCAGGAGTATTTGGCAATACAgtagtaccccccccccccttttaagacctccaaaaatctgagaaactcaggttttaaaaaggagggagtcctaaactgggggtaaatttacagacgttatgaatagaaaatctaagaaaatagtgtcttaaaagagagggggtcttaaattgagggtcttaaaagggagggggtcttaaaagggaggaggtcttaaaaggggggttccactgtacagcaactgtaaaaaataaaaaataaattctcACTCCATAATTATGTGGTGTCATCAGTCAAGTGGGAAATAAGCCTACAAAGTTGTTCTAGACTGAGATCGTGACTGGCTTATTTTACATttggatttgtttttgtttctaaaaacataAACGTCATCTATTATTGTAAGCCTTTTTGACAGGATATATAGGGCTACGCACCCACGTACCCCTTTATTATGCATATGCCTTTTTTGACTCAGACACATGTGATTATTATTGTGAAGTAATGCATTGCAGTGAGGCAGGCTCTTGTCAATTATACTGTACCCTTGTACGGCTAGACCAGTTCCAGGAAACAAACACATTCATCACACATTATTGTCCGGCAAACGCAAAACCCTATAATACGGATCTTGCTCGATCAATTTCCTAATAGTAATAGTTTTTCTACAGCACTCCACTGTAGCACTGTAAAACTAACTCCTGCATCACAAGATGAAATGGGACATGTGTCtctcacacgcgcacacacacgcgcgcgcacccgcgtacacacacacacacacacctcacacacacacacacacacacacacacacacacacatccaccatGTTGGGAGGTTGGTGGTGAAATCAATAAGTGGCAAAAAGGCCGGGCGGTCAAACGGTCATTGTATTTACCGTGTGTCAATCACTTCAGTGTGGCAcaccgtgtgtgcgtgcgtgtacgcaCACACGGCACTGACTCACACGGCAGCCGGCATTTCAGTGTCGAAGTTGCTCCTCGATCGATTAGTAGCCCTATGACCAAATCTTTAAAATAGTGCAGTCATTCCCAGCCATGACTCGTAAGGCTAGATAAAGTAGAAAGATTCACAAATTAtcgtttattttatttattttttaatccaGTTACAGAACTTATCTTCCTCCGTACCACTTCTGTTTGTTTTCTTCGTGTGTCACGCCTTACTTTCGATTTCTTCGTCCAAAGCGGAAGAGCTCAAGGGAGCTCACTCGCCAATCACTTCCTGTGCCAACATGGCTTTCGGTCTCTATTCCCTGCTTGAGGCTGCGATTCTTTGTCTAAATGCTATCTGTATTCTTCACGAGGAACGGTTTCTCGCCAAAAGTAAGACTGCTCTTACATGTTGCTACTATGATATACATTTAACAAAGACAGGATCATGGTGTTGAGATCACAGTGCACATAGGTTTTCAGATGCAACGTTCACAGTTGACAGAAACTGAGTAAGGTTCAGATACTAGATAGCAAACAAGTTGATGAAGTGTTTCTAGCATAACCAAGTACAGTATGCTCGACACGTGAAAGAAAGCAAAAAACAGTAGTGCTGCGTGACGAtagcgttgttgttgttggttttttttttatctgtgtaAACCACAAGCTTCTATTGataatatataataataataataataataatgcatagtATTTATAAAGCTCGTTTATCCAGGGTTTATAacccctgctcaaagcgctgtacagtCATTGGGGGgaataacataacattatttacagTGCAATCGCACACATATCAATAAATAACACATCGCACTATAATAcctaatcacaaacacacgcgcacacacgcactgtAAGTGTAAGTATAATTATTAAtacacattgcactatatatatatatatatcacattGCCACAAACATGCTCAACACACATACATGAAAAACTATACATGTACAGTACATGGGCCAAAATAACTACCAGGAAAGGACCGGGCTTGAAATTGTATTTATGGTACTGGTAGATGTTTGCGGAAAAGGTGTGTTTTAGTTTAGATTTGAACTGTGGTATGGAAGAGCAACTGCGGAGGTCAGCGGGCCAAACAGAAGAGGGGCTTGATAAATGCAATGGTGAATTGAAataatcttaaaatggagaacATTAATCATTGTGGTGCATGTTAATTACTGTTCTCATTAAAATGTGATAGCTAGGGAAATGAGGTCAGGTCCTGTGCAGCTCAGTGTCATGTTGAACGGTATTTGTATTCTATTCTTCCTGTACAAATGGGGATTAAGGTGTATCTCTTTAGGTCGATCAGGCCTAACTGCatgtgtgaccctccaccacggaacgagtcgcatgtcacctttgcatgattttcctaTTTTTACGTTTTCCTATTTTCCTAACgcgtttttttatgctctatccagtggtgaaaaccgttttagaaaagagaaaaaactgttcgagttataagcctgtggctaaggtgaccctctaagcctagcgcagaaccgcgcaaggTCACATGCGACTCATtgcgtggtggagggtcacatatatatgtacattATCATTGGACAGGCTGTGCATTCAAGTGATGAAAAATATACATGGacattctgtttctgttaccaGTTGGGTGGGGAACAAGCCAGGCAGGGTTTGGAGAGGATCCTGGGGTGAAGGCACAGATCCTGCATCTGGTACGCTCCATACGCACCGTGATGAGAAGTGAGTCAATTGAATTAGGCAGATGTGAAACTACATGATTCTGAGGGATGAAATTTGTATGCTGATTCTTGTCAAAACTATATTTTTGACAAACTGAAGCATATAAAATAGCTCGTTTCTTATATCTAGATCGTGGGAATTTCTAcgctttttttggggggggggggaggtattCCAATAAGTTCTTTCATTTGTACCCCGGTCTCATCCCTGAAGGCCCCGTTATCCCATCATAACTCTTTAGACagctctttctcttttttcgaCCTATCGGGCTAAATGTGCTTTCGTGCTCATTTACCCACTCTTCTCATTTTCATATCCGGAGATGCAGAAGTACAAAAATGGAACCTTTTAAATTCTTAAGCCCACAAAAAAATGTCtacttttttaaaactttctgGATAGTTTCCCTCTATGTGCACCTTTTCAAAGTTTAAAACAATGTGTGAGTCAAACCAATTTAATAAGCAGGCGAAGAAGAGACATATTGTTTACAGAGTTCCAATAAAATTGAAGTGAACAACTGTACAGTTTAAAACTGGAAACTGAAGTGAACAAATTTTCGCCCATCCCATGGGCAAGTGATATCCAATCATTAGTCATCTTACAAAATGTATACTTGCTGTAGGCCAGTGTATTTCTGCATCCCTAATGTCCATGTTTACTGTTCTTCtctgagttgtttccctttgtaATCAAATTCCAGCTATGTTGATTTTTGAGTTGTCTGATCTGTGTAATACATAAGATAAGCACATGTATGGTTCTTTTAGTTTTATAGTTTTAACATTACGTTATAATTTGAAATTTTaatacttttttgtgtgtggtgggaGCACAGTTTGCTCGGAAGGTTCGTTTTGAATACAACTGTTCTCATAACAAAATTTCAAAAATTGTCTTAATACCGCCAGCATTAACAATACAAAGCTGTCATACCACTTCCTAAATTTGTCTGCAAAGTTTTGACTTTGTGGAACGGATTTACACTCTTAAACTTTGCTAAAATGTCTCTCTGCTATAATTCTGCATGACCAAGAAACTCCCtaggtttttatatttagtcaagttttgactaaatattttaacatcgagggggaatcgaaacgagggtcgtggtgtatgtgcgtgtgtctgtctgtctgtgtgtgtgtgtagagcgattcagactaaactactggaccgatctttatgaaatttgacatgagagttcctgggtatgaaatccccgaacgtttttttcatttttttgataaatgtctttgatgacgtcatatccggcttttcgtgaaagttgaggcggcactgtcacgccctcatttttcaaccaaattggttgaaattttggtcaagtaatcttcgacgaagcccggacttcggtattgcatttcagcttggtggcttaaaaattaattaatgactttggtcattaaaaatctgaaaattgtaaaaaaaaaaaatttataaaacgattcaaatttacgtttatcttattctccatcatttgctgattccaaaaacatataaatatgttatattcggattaaaaacaagctctgaaaattaaatatataaaaattattatcaaaattaaattgtccaaatcaatttaaaaacactttcatcttattccttgtcggttcctgattccaaaaacatatagatatgatatgtttggattaaaaacacgctcagaaagttaaaacaaagagaggtacagaaaagtgtgttatatccttcttagcgcaccccgctcttcttgtcaatttcactgcctttgccatgagcagtggactgacgatgctacgagtatacggtcttgctgaaaaatggcattgcgttcagtttcattctgtgagttcgacagctacttgactaaatattgtattttcgccttacgcgacttgttaagtcCTGTTTTACCTACCTAACCTATGTTTTATAATAATCACTTTATTTTTCAGTTCCATTGATTGGGATCAACGTTGCTGTGATAGCTTTAAAGCTGGTATTTGGATAGCACCAAAAAGATGACCTGATGGAGTGGAGCGAGTGTCGGATTGGACTGCTTGATAGGAGGCAATGGAAATTGTGTTGTATGGAAGTGTGTCTGCAAGAATGCCAATCTATATTCATATGTGaaagttgtgtgtttgtgcatgtgtgtatgacatctagacagaacgagagagaaagagagagggaggaagaaagaGCTTGTTTATTTCCTTACCACCTACTTTGATGTCACATATATTATGCATATGCCTATTGCTGGTGCATCTGTCATCTTGTGCACATTAAAACAACTCATTTTACAGTGTGAACTTTTTCTCCTGACAGCGAGTGTTCTTGCCATCCTTATCACATGTTCAGCACTGCACCATGTTGAACAGACTATGTGTGTGTACCGGGTCTATTGGCTATAAGTTGTCAGTGTTCTGTAAATAAAAACGCTATTTCTCAACCAAAATgtgggttttgttgttttgtgctgTGAGAACATGACTGCTAATGATGAATGTGTGTTTGCAAGTTGTAGAGCTTCCTGTGTCAGTCTAATAAATGAACAATCAGCATAGCTTATATCCTGCAGCATTTTTCCATCACTCGAGTTCTATATTGGACGTCTTTTGGTTTTGCAAAGACCTCAACGGATGCATGAAATgggaaaaaaggactttacaaGGGAAGTCTCCCGTTACTGTTGAACATACCAATAGTGTGATAACAGTGATACTGATCGTTCCGTATttaggacttggtacaatcccTTGTGAGATACTGTGTcaaagaactctctctctctctcttgaaaggCTGAAACACAAACTGTGACAATATCCATTTATTCAAACGAATCAATACATGAAGGTGAAAACTGCAGCAAAACGTCcacaattttcaaggagttctAGTACTCCACAATGCAACAGAAAATGGCAAGAAATATAAGAAAACACAAAACTTGAATACATTTCCGTGTGATTCGCATGGGTGTTTTCGCACATGCTTTcacaaaacaaaatcggttaAAACAGAATGACTTTCTGTCCATGTTGGAAGTATGCACCGACTGTCATACTTTCAACAAAATATCTTTCTAATAGCACTAAATGCTGAGTTTAGCCTTAAATAGGGCATCGATATGGATATTTTCTTTCCACAAAATGTTCTATCAATATCAAACATAAAGGTATTTATTACACTATTGTACATTTGACACCAAACACAAGCTAAGCCATGAACCCAAAAATACTCAAAGGAAAAATGTGCACAGAACAGAAACTCAATCTATTTTCCCTTTCAGCAACTGcaagaagacaaaacaaaaacctgaCATTCAAAAATGTTTCTATTTTTCCTCTGTCTAATTCTCTAGATAGGTAAAGAAGCGAATCTTTTAAACTAGCACATGTACAAATCATATACACAAAACTCCCAATGTTTTTTATACATTAAAAGTTAACAGAATAGGACACAAGCATGGGAAATGCATGTTTTATGAATTCTTGTTAATAAATGTCAAAAGGCATGATGTCATCTCTGCTCTATTCTTTTTGTTACTATTTTAACTAAAGAAAAAGTTTCTGAAGGGAGAAAAAGATTCACAAAGCagaataacagaaacaaagtaCACAGCTTTCAATACAGGCACAATTATAAActactaaacaagcaaaaaaacaGCACTTAAGCAGTTTGTGAAAATGAGGGTTGTTGCATTATCTGTAATGTGGTCTCCACCTTCTGGTCCAAAGAAAACTGAACAGCATTGCTCAAGCTGTTTCCATCATGCAAGAAAAAGTCAGTCACTCCCAAGAAAAAGTTCACAAAGACCAAAGACGCAGAAAAAAGCGAGTATGGTGCAGGCACACTAAAGACGAAACGAAAGTGCCGGAAGAGAGTCAGTTAACGTTGTTTCCCATCAGCGGAGGGTTTTGGAAAACTTCCATGCCGTTGCAGTTGCCCATTGCAACGTCCATCAGTTCTCTTCCGCTGAGTTCAACGGGCATATCCACTGCCTGTAATCACACAAACAGAGCGACATTCAATGACCTTAAAATTACTGTTGCTTTGGGAACTACAGCCTAACTGCAAAATCTAGGTCAATTCTTTGAGCAGcacaagagaaaaaaatacaaaaatctcACTGCTTACTCTTACAACAAAATTAACCTTATACTAATCAACTTTAAAATGGGCATCAGTATATGTAtctgacgattttaaaacaaccAGACAAAgtaataaggccaaaaagaaaaatgtctgtttccggtaacatcgccgaaaaaagTAGGGTCAGTCGGtcgttttttaaaattttttttttcaccttttccttacgttttgttaacgtctttttactTGGGTTTTTTATCCCGGCGACATTGGCCACCATGTTTTTTTTGCGTGACGACGAAAACGGGAGGTAAGTTTCTTCGATTGTGAAGTCTCATCGACCGATTACctcccgattttttttttttttggggggggggggttggtgggtttgtgtgcgaaaagcgaaaaaaacaactttagagtcggcgcttaaaaatagggtcggtcaggttaccggaaacagacatattttctttttggcctaagtaaATAAAGACAAGAAGTTTGCACAAATCTGATATGTTTACTGTTCACAAGGTGAAGGTGCTGCGTGAGTCACCATTTTATttaggggttggggtgggggtatacagacaagacaaaaaaaacaaagtaGATATATACTGTACACATAAATATGTACAGAAGCAATGTATACATACAGTGCAGATGTAATAACAAAAGTAGCTCTCTACCTTTCTAAACCCCCACATCTCTTGAAATTATTCCAACACCAAATGAACACACATTTCTACACAAAAGCTTTCCCCTGCCTAACTACCCTTGAATAAAACGTGAAATTAAGATTaaaaggggagaaaaaaaagaatgcaaCAAACACTACTGAGGGTAAGCAAATTGCCTAAGAGGAACACTAATTAAATTTCCCTTTTGTCATACCAGGCAGTTTTCTACCAGTTTTCTGACACTTAAATACAATCTCCACAACCAACATAAATCTTGAAGGCCAAGCTTCGATCTCCACAACCATCATATAAAGGCTAAGCCACCCTGTTAaggtcttttttctctcttcttccttATAAAGAAGTTTCCTGCTtctaaacagacaaacaagttgcttttttttcaacaaactATGACCTTTCAACTGAAAAAGATCAGTTTTTATTCTAAATAAGCACAAATTACTCAATGCCGAGGTAAAACAAATAAGGCATTGTTGAACAATACTAGCTAGCTCTCTTTACATGAGCAAAATCTGAAAGAATACCATAAAATGCTTGTTAAGGTTACTGTTAACTGTTTCTTAGTAAAAACGAAATTTGGCTTTCTCTTACTCTTAGTTCAATTCTTCCATTTCAACATTTTCCCCTCCATTATCCACTTGAAGGCTTGAAACCATGCGTCGTCTTCTCATGCCAGCAATACCCTGTTGACATGAAAATAAAAGTCCACCACAACTCCCACAACCAAATTCATGAAAAAGAGTCACTGGTTTTATCTATTTCATTTCATTCTGAATCAAGTATTAGCCCTCATGATTGAATTTGGACCACCCTATGAAGATTGATgaccaaaaaattaaaaattcaacTGCACTACAATAACTACAATGAAACTTTGCTGCAGagtgtaaggcttctttttaagcctactgtctatatgatacttaccgagacagtactattcttgcacattatctattataggccgaaaaaattggacaaaacgctgagtgggtacaattatctcccataaccatg carries:
- the LOC138978797 gene encoding immediate early response 3-interacting protein 1-like, producing the protein MAFGLYSLLEAAILCLNAICILHEERFLAKIGWGTSQAGFGEDPGVKAQILHLVRSIRTVMRIPLIGINVAVIALKLVFG